A single genomic interval of Spirosoma linguale DSM 74 harbors:
- a CDS encoding ribosomal protein S2 (TIGRFAM: ribosomal protein S2~PFAM: ribosomal protein S2~KEGG: dal:Dalk_3165 ribosomal protein S2), with amino-acid sequence MAQIEYKDLLDAGVHFGHLTRKWDPRMAPYIFMEKNGIHIIDLNKTVAALDEACNAIKGIVRSGRKVMFVATKKQAQEIVSEEARRLKMPYVTDRWQGGMLTNFATIRKSLKKMQTLDKMLKDEETVKSIAKRERLTRSRDKEKLERVLGGIADLTRLPAALFVVDVKREHIAVAEAHRLGIPVFAMCDTNSNPEEVDFAIPANDDAYKSISLITLAIGKAIEEGLMERKQDKDDQRVQEEEEAKRSEDLAQAKAEGESQPEATAAPAAVAEDEQEA; translated from the coding sequence ATGGCACAAATTGAATATAAAGACCTCCTCGACGCTGGTGTGCACTTTGGTCACCTTACGCGTAAGTGGGACCCTCGGATGGCTCCGTATATCTTCATGGAGAAAAACGGCATCCACATTATTGACTTAAACAAAACGGTTGCGGCACTAGACGAAGCCTGCAATGCCATCAAAGGGATTGTTCGCTCGGGCCGGAAAGTGATGTTCGTCGCTACGAAGAAACAGGCTCAGGAAATCGTTTCGGAAGAAGCGCGTCGCCTGAAAATGCCTTACGTTACCGATCGCTGGCAGGGCGGTATGTTAACAAACTTCGCTACGATCCGGAAATCGCTGAAGAAAATGCAAACGCTGGATAAAATGCTGAAAGACGAGGAGACCGTTAAAAGCATTGCCAAGCGTGAGCGTTTGACCCGCAGCCGCGATAAAGAAAAACTGGAGCGCGTACTAGGCGGTATTGCCGACCTGACCCGTTTGCCAGCTGCTCTGTTCGTAGTTGACGTGAAACGTGAGCACATCGCCGTTGCCGAAGCACACCGTCTGGGTATCCCCGTATTTGCCATGTGCGATACGAACTCGAACCCCGAAGAGGTAGATTTCGCTATCCCGGCTAATGATGACGCTTACAAGTCAATTTCGCTGATTACGCTTGCCATCGGTAAGGCCATCGAAGAGGGTCTGATGGAGCGGAAACAGGATAAAGACGACCAGCGTGTTCAGGAAGAAGAAGAAGCCAAGCGTTCTGAAGATCTTGCCCAGGCTAAAGCCGAAGGTGAATCGCAGCCCGAGGCTACTGCTGCTCCTGCCGCTGTTGCTGAAGACGAGCAGGAAGCATAA
- a CDS encoding translation elongation factor Ts (TIGRFAM: translation elongation factor Ts~PFAM: Translation elongation factor EFTs/EF1B dimerisation; ubiquitin-associated- domain-containing protein~KEGG: azo:azo1908 elongation factor Ts) — MAITAADVNKLRQETGAGMMDCKKALTEADGDFEKAKEILRKQGQKIADKRADNATAEGIVLAHVSPDGTTGKVIALACETEPVSKVADFQNLAMAIMSTAVASDVTDKATLLATPQADGRALQDHITDLMGKIGEKIDVASFETVSADKVVSYIHSNGKLGVLVGLNNTNGTDVTEVGKDIAMQIAAMKPVALDKDGVDATIVQREIEIGKEQARQEGKPEAMLEKIAMGKLNKFYKDNTLLNQEFVKDTSLTISQLLEKTSKGLTVSAFKRVAIG, encoded by the coding sequence ATGGCAATTACCGCTGCTGACGTAAACAAACTTCGGCAAGAGACTGGAGCCGGCATGATGGACTGTAAAAAAGCCCTCACCGAAGCCGATGGCGATTTTGAAAAAGCAAAAGAGATTCTGCGCAAGCAGGGTCAGAAAATAGCCGACAAACGGGCTGATAACGCAACGGCCGAAGGTATCGTACTGGCTCACGTTAGCCCGGATGGTACAACAGGTAAAGTAATCGCTCTGGCCTGCGAAACGGAGCCTGTATCGAAAGTTGCCGATTTCCAGAATCTGGCAATGGCCATCATGAGCACCGCTGTTGCTTCGGATGTTACGGATAAAGCAACCTTACTGGCAACGCCACAGGCGGATGGCCGGGCTCTTCAGGACCACATTACGGACCTGATGGGTAAAATCGGTGAGAAAATCGATGTCGCTTCGTTTGAAACGGTATCTGCCGATAAAGTTGTATCATACATTCACTCGAACGGCAAACTGGGCGTATTGGTAGGTCTGAACAACACCAATGGTACCGACGTAACCGAGGTGGGCAAAGATATCGCCATGCAGATTGCGGCTATGAAACCCGTAGCCCTCGATAAAGATGGTGTTGACGCGACTATCGTTCAACGCGAAATCGAAATCGGTAAAGAGCAAGCTCGTCAGGAAGGCAAGCCCGAGGCCATGCTCGAAAAAATCGCCATGGGTAAGCTGAACAAATTCTACAAAGACAACACATTGTTGAACCAGGAGTTTGTAAAAGACACCTCTCTGACGATCAGCCAGTTGCTTGAAAAAACTAGCAAAGGCCTGACAGTATCTGCATTTAAGCGGGTAGCTATCGGCTAA
- a CDS encoding RNA polymerase, sigma-24 subunit, ECF subfamily (TIGRFAM: RNA polymerase sigma factor, sigma-70 family~PFAM: sigma-70 region 2 domain protein; Sigma-70 region 4 type 2; sigma-70 region 4 domain protein~KEGG: psa:PST_2044 RNA polymerase sigma factor SigX) encodes MEHISDEELVRLYVTTQRNIYFERLYERYCNKVYRKCLSFTKDPVRAEDLTHDVFLKLVVKLSSFREQAKFSTWLYSITYNYCTDQLRAHNMRKEVYMDDSWDRLDTGIDDGLGEIAEMEAQKLEKALHQLPPEEQTMLLMKYQDDISIREIANFVGITESAVKMRLKRSRDKLRKYYLEGIVFWLLVAAKLALSIRWSFRY; translated from the coding sequence ATGGAACATATTTCTGATGAGGAGTTGGTTCGCCTGTATGTTACGACACAGCGGAACATCTATTTTGAGCGTCTTTATGAGCGTTACTGTAACAAGGTGTATCGAAAATGTCTGTCGTTCACAAAAGACCCGGTTCGTGCCGAAGATTTGACACACGACGTCTTTTTAAAATTAGTCGTTAAACTCAGCAGCTTCCGCGAGCAGGCGAAGTTCTCAACCTGGCTGTACTCAATAACGTACAACTATTGTACAGATCAGCTGAGAGCGCACAATATGCGTAAGGAGGTTTACATGGATGACAGTTGGGACCGGCTGGATACGGGCATAGATGATGGACTCGGAGAAATAGCCGAAATGGAAGCTCAGAAACTGGAAAAGGCTTTACATCAGCTCCCGCCTGAAGAACAAACAATGCTTCTGATGAAGTATCAGGATGACATCAGCATCCGGGAGATTGCCAACTTCGTGGGGATAACAGAAAGTGCGGTGAAAATGCGACTTAAGCGATCGCGGGATAAACTACGAAAATATTACCTCGAAGGGATTGTATTCTGGCTACTGGTAGCGGCCAAATTGGCGCTCTCCATCCGCTGGTCCTTTCGTTACTAA
- a CDS encoding Conserved TM helix repeat-containing protein (PFAM: Conserved TM helix repeat-containing protein~KEGG: psa:PST_2043 CmpX protein) has translation MKQLPNLTEILRNTFQTLIDQFIDFVPRIIGALVILLIGIGVARLAAFVVQRVLGQVGFDKIGDRLNQISVIKQLNTEIKLSEIIAKVLYYFILLVFIMAATETLGVAAITEMVSSLVNFIPKLLAAAIMLQVGVLLADTLRGAVVNLCQSFNIAAGRLLSMIVFVFFLIVTIISALGQAGINTELLESSFNLIIGGVIFAFAIGYGIASRDIMANVLSSFYTKNKYKEGQLVQIDDVKGEIIKIDTLSITLRTGDTTTVVPLQTLQSKNVEVFN, from the coding sequence ATGAAGCAGCTCCCGAATTTGACTGAAATTCTGCGCAACACCTTTCAGACGCTCATTGACCAGTTTATTGACTTTGTTCCACGAATTATAGGCGCACTCGTCATTTTACTGATTGGTATTGGCGTTGCCCGGCTGGCAGCCTTTGTTGTTCAACGGGTTTTGGGCCAGGTAGGATTCGATAAAATTGGCGACCGGCTCAATCAAATCAGCGTCATCAAGCAGCTTAATACTGAAATTAAGCTTAGTGAAATTATCGCCAAGGTTCTTTACTACTTTATTCTGCTGGTATTCATTATGGCTGCAACCGAGACGCTGGGGGTAGCGGCTATCACCGAGATGGTTTCATCGCTGGTGAACTTCATTCCAAAACTACTGGCAGCCGCCATTATGCTACAGGTGGGGGTGTTACTGGCAGATACCCTACGAGGAGCCGTAGTGAACCTGTGCCAGTCGTTCAATATTGCTGCTGGTCGTTTGCTGAGCATGATTGTTTTTGTCTTTTTCCTGATTGTTACCATTATCAGCGCACTGGGTCAGGCAGGTATCAATACTGAACTACTCGAATCAAGCTTTAATCTCATCATAGGTGGAGTCATCTTTGCTTTTGCCATCGGGTACGGCATTGCCTCACGCGATATAATGGCAAACGTATTGTCGTCTTTCTACACGAAAAACAAGTATAAAGAGGGGCAACTGGTTCAGATTGATGATGTAAAAGGAGAAATCATAAAGATTGATACCCTCTCAATAACACTGCGCACTGGTGACACAACAACCGTAGTACCACTTCAGACACTCCAGTCTAAAAATGTGGAGGTGTTTAATTAA
- a CDS encoding large conductance mechanosensitive channel protein (TIGRFAM: large conductance mechanosensitive channel protein~PFAM: large-conductance mechanosensitive channel~KEGG: pap:PSPA7_5255 large-conductance mechanosensitive channel): MLSEFRTFIAQGNVLDLAVGVIIGAAFGKIVNSFVEDIINPILGLVMGGTDFSQLKIVLKEAVGEVPEVAIRYGNFLNTFIQFILIAWVIFMIVKAANRARLSNSLSPKE; encoded by the coding sequence ATGTTAAGCGAGTTTCGTACGTTCATTGCACAGGGCAATGTATTGGATTTGGCCGTTGGTGTCATCATTGGCGCTGCTTTCGGCAAAATTGTAAACTCATTCGTTGAAGACATTATCAATCCAATTCTGGGATTGGTGATGGGAGGAACTGATTTTAGTCAGTTAAAAATTGTATTGAAAGAAGCGGTCGGCGAGGTTCCGGAAGTCGCCATCCGATATGGTAACTTTCTAAATACGTTTATCCAGTTCATACTCATTGCCTGGGTCATTTTTATGATCGTCAAAGCGGCTAACCGCGCTCGCTTATCAAACTCTTTATCGCCCAAAGAATAG
- a CDS encoding UDP-N-acetylmuramoylalanine/D-glutamate ligase (TIGRFAM: UDP-N-acetylmuramoylalanine/D-glutamate ligase~PFAM: Mur ligase middle domain protein; cytoplasmic peptidoglycan synthetase domain protein~KEGG: hypothetical protein), with product MAVQKIVILGGGESGVGAALLAQAKGFAVFLSDRGTLKESYRTTLQAAGIPFEEGQHTEAQILDATEVVKSPGIPSTVPLVQKLIAQGTPVISEIEFAARYTKARLIGITGSNGKTTTTLLTYHLLKTAGFNVGLAGNIGDSFAEQVIADTYDYYVLELSSFQLDDMYKTQLDVMVLLNITPDHLDRYNYEFQNYVASKFRILQNARPADSFIYFAENQPILDELAKRQPDVKKLPISLQSTPSPGGYLADGQLTAKTQTQSFAIQQSETPLRGPHNALNMLAAILAAQSVGVTSEAIQAGLKTFQNAAHRLEPAGTINGIQFINDSKATNVDSVFYALSSMDTPTIWIAGGQDKGNDYSQLDALVSQKVKALICLGVDNHKLVDYFGGKVPLIYETQNITDAIAKGLELGQSGDVVLLSPACASFDLFKNYEDRGDQFKAAVKKMYDV from the coding sequence ATGGCAGTTCAAAAGATAGTTATCCTTGGCGGGGGCGAAAGCGGTGTAGGCGCTGCCTTATTGGCGCAAGCCAAAGGTTTCGCTGTGTTCCTATCCGACAGAGGCACTCTAAAAGAAAGTTACCGGACTACACTCCAGGCAGCCGGTATTCCTTTCGAAGAAGGCCAGCATACCGAAGCGCAGATTTTAGACGCAACGGAAGTTGTGAAAAGCCCGGGCATTCCCTCAACGGTTCCGTTGGTCCAAAAACTCATTGCGCAGGGTACACCCGTTATTTCGGAAATTGAATTTGCAGCCCGTTACACCAAGGCCAGACTCATTGGTATAACCGGTAGTAATGGCAAAACTACGACCACGCTGCTTACCTACCACCTACTTAAAACAGCCGGGTTCAACGTGGGGCTAGCCGGTAATATCGGTGATAGTTTCGCCGAACAGGTTATTGCCGATACCTACGACTATTATGTACTGGAACTAAGCAGCTTTCAGCTGGATGACATGTACAAAACGCAGCTCGACGTGATGGTGCTGCTAAACATTACCCCCGACCATCTGGATCGCTACAACTACGAGTTCCAGAACTATGTAGCGTCAAAGTTCCGTATTTTACAGAACGCCCGTCCTGCCGATAGTTTCATTTATTTCGCGGAGAACCAGCCCATTTTGGACGAATTGGCAAAGCGTCAGCCCGATGTAAAAAAACTGCCGATTTCCCTGCAGTCAACACCATCACCGGGCGGCTATCTGGCAGACGGTCAGTTAACAGCGAAGACCCAAACACAATCCTTCGCCATCCAGCAAAGCGAAACGCCATTGCGTGGCCCTCACAACGCACTCAATATGCTGGCAGCTATCCTGGCGGCTCAGTCTGTAGGGGTGACTAGCGAAGCCATTCAGGCGGGGCTGAAAACGTTCCAGAATGCTGCTCACCGGCTCGAACCAGCGGGCACGATCAACGGAATACAGTTCATTAACGACTCGAAAGCCACGAACGTCGATTCCGTCTTTTATGCTTTGTCCAGTATGGATACGCCAACCATCTGGATAGCTGGTGGCCAGGATAAAGGTAATGATTACAGCCAGTTAGATGCCCTGGTGAGCCAAAAGGTAAAAGCATTGATCTGCCTTGGCGTCGACAACCATAAATTAGTCGATTATTTCGGGGGCAAGGTTCCGCTGATATACGAAACACAGAACATAACGGATGCCATTGCGAAAGGTCTTGAGTTAGGTCAATCCGGCGATGTCGTTTTACTATCGCCTGCCTGCGCCAGCTTCGATTTGTTCAAAAATTACGAAGACCGAGGGGATCAATTTAAAGCCGCCGTTAAAAAGATGTATGATGTATGA
- a CDS encoding cell cycle protein (PFAM: cell cycle protein~KEGG: gme:Gmet_0411 cell cycle protein), whose product MFLRDWIRTHLKGDRQIWWIVLYLSIMSVLVVYSATGTKAFRELDGNTEIFLLKHGSLLLIGLACTYFAHKINYVYYARLSKFGLWLSIPLLLWAFFKGSTLNDASRWVTIPIINQTFQPSDLAKLALISNLAAMLAKRQRFMSDPIVLFNLILWIGVICSLIILSNTSTALLLGATCFLLMYIGRVPVRYLGYMIAVCVVFGGIALAAGQRFGTASNRVKNFMSSDTIFYQVEQSYIALANGGLTGQGPGNSHQRNTLPNPFSDFIYSIIVEEYGLLLGGIPVILAYLWFLWRGMKTLQKATRPFGGLLSAGLTFSIVFQAFASICVAIGLAPVTGQPLPLLSMGGTSLIFTGLAIGIVLSVSRDEADESKI is encoded by the coding sequence ATGTTTCTTCGCGACTGGATTCGTACACACCTCAAAGGAGATCGCCAGATTTGGTGGATTGTCCTTTATTTGTCCATTATGAGCGTTCTGGTCGTATACAGCGCGACAGGAACGAAGGCGTTTCGTGAGCTCGACGGAAATACCGAAATCTTTCTGCTCAAGCATGGCTCCCTCCTGCTTATCGGGCTGGCCTGTACGTATTTCGCCCATAAGATCAATTACGTTTACTACGCCCGGCTGTCGAAATTTGGCTTATGGCTTTCCATTCCGCTCTTACTCTGGGCCTTTTTTAAAGGCTCGACCCTGAACGATGCTTCGCGCTGGGTAACGATTCCCATTATCAACCAAACGTTTCAACCCTCCGATTTGGCCAAGCTGGCACTTATCTCGAATCTGGCGGCCATGCTGGCAAAACGACAGCGCTTCATGAGCGACCCGATCGTTTTATTTAACTTGATTCTGTGGATTGGTGTCATCTGCTCGCTCATCATACTATCGAATACATCAACGGCATTGCTGCTGGGGGCCACCTGCTTCTTGTTGATGTACATCGGTCGGGTACCGGTTCGGTATCTGGGTTATATGATTGCCGTTTGTGTGGTATTTGGCGGCATAGCTTTAGCAGCCGGACAACGCTTTGGTACGGCCTCTAACCGAGTAAAAAACTTCATGAGTTCAGACACCATCTTCTACCAGGTCGAACAGTCGTACATCGCCCTGGCCAATGGCGGCCTGACGGGACAGGGGCCTGGCAACAGCCACCAGCGCAATACCCTCCCGAATCCATTCTCTGACTTTATCTACTCCATCATCGTTGAAGAGTACGGTTTGTTGCTGGGTGGCATTCCGGTTATACTCGCTTATCTTTGGTTTTTGTGGCGAGGCATGAAAACCCTCCAAAAGGCCACCCGCCCTTTTGGAGGACTGTTGTCAGCGGGCTTAACGTTCAGCATTGTTTTTCAGGCATTTGCCAGTATTTGTGTAGCTATTGGGTTGGCTCCCGTAACCGGACAACCGCTG